A region from the Pontixanthobacter aestiaquae genome encodes:
- a CDS encoding leucyl aminopeptidase family protein, which translates to MSKKEDLIQADRGQDAVAIHLTNKDGFDAFAKELKAGQRAALKAQKFDGSGYQVGIVPDGESWFAVGGVTDPEELSSYCLAKLAETLPEGTYRLASGDPKAAMHGWVTAQHTFVRYKKNDDAPGPRILLSKQAKHIDAAIAEAEAVNLVCDMVNTPAEDMGPAAIEAEAERVAKKYNAEIKVTKGDTLENDYPMIHAVGRAASRAHAPRLIQMEWGDEKHPRVAIVGKGVSFDSGGLDIKSAVGMKLMKKDMGGAAHAIALADLIMGAGLKVRLHLLVPTVENAISSNAFRPGDVLQTRKGLTVEIGNTDAEGRLILGDALTRASEDDPELIIDFATLTGAARVALGPDLPALMTRQDKTADELIAAGRAHDDELWRLPLPAGYAEWLNSEIADLSNAHANPYAGASVAGLFLDKFVGDDIEWAHFDTFAWRPFPKPGRPKGGAAYGLRAAFHMLSARYGG; encoded by the coding sequence ATGAGCAAAAAAGAAGATCTGATCCAGGCCGACCGCGGGCAAGATGCGGTTGCCATCCATCTCACCAACAAAGACGGCTTCGATGCCTTTGCGAAAGAGCTGAAAGCGGGCCAACGCGCGGCCCTCAAAGCGCAAAAATTCGATGGAAGCGGATATCAGGTCGGGATAGTTCCCGATGGCGAAAGCTGGTTTGCCGTGGGCGGCGTGACCGATCCGGAGGAACTGTCCAGCTATTGCCTCGCCAAGCTGGCCGAGACGTTGCCGGAGGGTACGTACCGCTTGGCATCGGGCGACCCGAAAGCCGCGATGCATGGCTGGGTCACTGCGCAGCATACATTTGTACGCTACAAGAAGAATGATGACGCCCCCGGCCCGCGCATTCTGCTGAGCAAGCAAGCCAAGCATATCGACGCCGCAATTGCCGAAGCCGAAGCGGTCAATCTGGTCTGCGATATGGTCAACACGCCTGCCGAAGATATGGGGCCAGCCGCGATTGAAGCCGAAGCAGAACGCGTCGCCAAGAAATACAATGCCGAAATCAAAGTCACCAAGGGTGACACGTTGGAAAACGATTATCCGATGATTCACGCGGTCGGCCGCGCGGCATCCCGGGCGCACGCTCCGCGCCTGATCCAGATGGAATGGGGCGATGAGAAGCACCCGCGCGTCGCCATTGTCGGCAAAGGCGTCAGCTTCGATTCGGGCGGCCTTGATATCAAGTCTGCTGTCGGTATGAAACTGATGAAGAAGGATATGGGCGGCGCGGCACATGCCATTGCGCTGGCTGATCTGATTATGGGCGCAGGCCTGAAAGTGCGGCTGCACCTGCTGGTTCCCACTGTCGAAAACGCCATTTCCAGCAATGCCTTCCGGCCCGGGGATGTGCTGCAAACGCGCAAGGGCCTTACGGTCGAGATCGGCAACACCGATGCCGAAGGGCGCCTGATTCTCGGTGATGCACTCACTCGCGCGAGCGAAGACGATCCGGAACTCATTATCGACTTTGCGACTCTCACCGGCGCTGCGCGCGTCGCGCTCGGTCCCGATCTTCCGGCGCTGATGACGCGTCAGGATAAGACGGCGGACGAGTTGATCGCTGCTGGCCGCGCGCATGATGACGAACTCTGGCGGCTGCCGCTTCCGGCTGGCTATGCCGAGTGGCTCAATTCGGAAATCGCCGATCTGAGCAACGCGCACGCCAATCCCTATGCGGGGGCCAGCGTCGCGGGCTTGTTCCTCGACAAGTTTGTCGGTGACGACATCGAATGGGCGCATTTCGACACTTTTGCATGGCGCCCCTTCCCCAAGCCAGGCCGCCCGAAAGGCGGCGCTGCATACGGCCTGCGCGCAGCATTCCACATGCTCAGCGCGCGCTATGGCGGGTAA